One part of the Gaiellales bacterium genome encodes these proteins:
- the pgsA gene encoding CDP-diacylglycerol--glycerol-3-phosphate 3-phosphatidyltransferase, giving the protein MIRRSEGLLTALSSMRVLAVPVVMALVLANNGHRWDYAAGALFALAAVTDTLDGYLARRWRMETTLGSFLDTTADKLLTSGTLVALVSVGRASAWVATIIIGRELLIMGLRGLVAADGVVMKPSIWGKLKTNTQFIAILLAIVHPAVDIGSWRLDEVAMLIAALITVASAVEYLVRFSGSFTGAASEP; this is encoded by the coding sequence GTGATCAGGCGCTCGGAAGGGCTGCTCACGGCACTCTCGTCGATGCGCGTGCTGGCGGTGCCGGTCGTCATGGCGCTCGTGCTGGCGAACAACGGCCACCGCTGGGACTACGCCGCCGGCGCGCTCTTCGCCCTCGCCGCCGTGACCGACACGCTGGACGGGTACCTGGCCCGGCGCTGGCGGATGGAGACGACGCTCGGGTCGTTCCTGGACACCACCGCCGACAAGCTGCTCACGTCGGGCACGCTCGTCGCGCTCGTGTCGGTCGGCCGGGCGTCGGCCTGGGTCGCGACGATCATCATTGGCCGGGAGCTCCTGATCATGGGCCTGCGCGGCCTGGTCGCAGCCGACGGCGTCGTGATGAAGCCGTCCATCTGGGGGAAGCTGAAGACGAACACGCAGTTCATCGCCATCCTGCTCGCGATCGTCCATCCGGCGGTCGACATCGGCTCGTGGCGCCTCGACGAGGTGGCGATGCTGATCGCCGCGCTGATCACGGTCGCCTCGGCCGTCGAGTATCTCGTGCGCTTCTCGGGCTCGTTCACCGGCGCGGCGTCGGAGCCGTGA
- a CDS encoding MIP/aquaporin family protein, with translation MTLLTFNSGSVFFPELVGTALLVLMGCGVVAGVLLAHSKAQNAGWVVITFGWGLGVMIGAGSVADYGGASLNPAVTLGIWANDGFSSSFGDKIPTYIAGEFCGAFLGAFLVYLAYYLHWKDTEDPGLKLAVFSTGPAVRNYAWNLVTEIIGTFVLVFGIFSVTGNTGIAQSGTAILFVALIVVGIGMSLGGPTGYAINPARDLGPRIIHALVPIPGKGASDWAYSWVPVVGPVIGGLLGGMAHHALFPIS, from the coding sequence GTGACGCTTCTGACCTTCAACTCGGGCTCCGTCTTCTTCCCGGAGCTGGTCGGTACGGCACTGCTGGTCCTGATGGGCTGCGGCGTCGTCGCCGGCGTGCTGCTCGCGCACTCGAAGGCCCAGAACGCGGGCTGGGTCGTGATCACGTTCGGGTGGGGCCTCGGCGTGATGATCGGCGCGGGCTCGGTGGCCGACTACGGCGGCGCCAGCCTGAACCCCGCGGTGACGCTCGGCATCTGGGCAAACGACGGCTTCAGCTCATCGTTCGGAGACAAGATCCCCACCTACATCGCCGGCGAGTTCTGCGGCGCGTTCCTGGGCGCGTTCCTCGTGTACCTCGCCTACTACCTGCACTGGAAGGACACCGAGGACCCGGGGCTCAAGCTGGCCGTCTTCTCGACCGGCCCGGCCGTCCGCAACTACGCCTGGAACCTCGTCACGGAGATCATCGGGACGTTCGTCCTGGTCTTCGGCATCTTCTCCGTCACGGGCAACACGGGCATCGCGCAGAGCGGCACCGCCATCCTGTTCGTCGCGCTGATCGTCGTCGGGATCGGCATGTCGCTGGGCGGGCCGACGGGGTACGCGATCAACCCGGCGCGCGACCTCGGCCCGCGCATCATCCACGCGCTCGTGCCGATCCCCGGTAAGGGCGCTTCCGACTGGGCATACTCGTGGGTACCCGTGGTCGGCCCGGTGATCGGCGGCCTGCTGGGCGGCATGGCTCACCACGCGTTGTTCCCGATCTCCTAG
- the glpK gene encoding glycerol kinase GlpK: MSKYVAAIDQGTTSTRCMVFDHAGKVISIDQKEHEQIFPQPGWVEHSPTEIWDRTQEVVKGALEKGSLSASDVAAVGITNQRETTVVWNKKTGEPVHNAIVWQDTRTDRICDELARDGGQDRFRDKTGLPLATYFSGPKIKWVIDNVSGVREAAESGDLAFGNIDSWVIWNLTGGTDGGVHVTDPTNASRTMLMNLETLDWDDEILDTMGVPRAMLPEIQSSSMEYAKAKGALDGIPVAGILGDQQAAVFGQTCFSVGEAKNTYGTGNFLLLNTGTEPVQSKNGLLTTVGYKIGEQDAVYCLEGAIAVTGSLVQWLRDNIGLFQSAPEIEDLAKTVEDNGGAYFVPAFSGLFAPYWRSDARGAIVGLTRYVNKGHLARAVLEATAFQTKEVVDAMNADSGVELESLKVDGGMVQNDLLMQFQADILDVPVIRPTVAETTSLGAAYAAGLAVGFWGEIEDLRANWGKDHEWTPEMDADRRDREYRMWKKAVTRTFDWVESEEHAHA; this comes from the coding sequence ATGTCGAAGTACGTTGCGGCGATCGATCAGGGCACCACCAGCACCCGGTGCATGGTGTTCGACCACGCCGGCAAGGTGATCTCGATCGATCAGAAGGAGCACGAGCAGATCTTCCCGCAGCCCGGCTGGGTCGAGCACTCGCCGACGGAGATCTGGGACCGAACGCAGGAGGTGGTGAAGGGCGCGCTCGAGAAGGGCAGCCTCTCGGCCTCTGACGTCGCCGCGGTCGGCATCACCAACCAGCGTGAGACGACCGTGGTCTGGAACAAGAAGACCGGAGAGCCTGTCCACAACGCGATCGTGTGGCAGGACACGCGCACCGACCGCATCTGCGACGAGCTCGCCCGCGACGGCGGCCAGGACCGGTTTCGCGACAAGACCGGCCTGCCGCTTGCGACCTACTTCTCGGGCCCGAAGATCAAGTGGGTGATCGACAACGTGTCCGGCGTGCGCGAGGCCGCCGAGAGCGGCGACCTCGCCTTCGGCAACATCGACAGCTGGGTCATCTGGAACCTGACCGGCGGGACGGACGGGGGCGTGCACGTCACCGATCCGACCAACGCGTCGCGCACGATGCTGATGAACCTCGAGACGCTCGACTGGGACGACGAGATCCTGGACACGATGGGCGTGCCGCGGGCGATGCTGCCGGAGATCCAGTCGTCGAGCATGGAGTACGCGAAGGCGAAGGGCGCGCTCGACGGGATCCCGGTCGCCGGCATCCTCGGCGACCAGCAGGCGGCCGTGTTCGGCCAGACGTGCTTCTCGGTCGGCGAGGCCAAGAACACGTACGGCACCGGAAACTTCCTGCTCCTGAACACGGGCACGGAGCCGGTGCAGTCGAAGAACGGGCTCCTGACGACGGTCGGCTACAAGATCGGCGAGCAGGACGCCGTGTACTGCCTGGAGGGCGCGATCGCCGTCACCGGGTCGCTGGTGCAGTGGCTGCGGGACAACATCGGGCTGTTCCAGAGCGCTCCCGAGATCGAGGACCTGGCGAAGACCGTCGAGGACAACGGCGGCGCCTACTTCGTGCCGGCGTTCTCGGGCCTGTTCGCGCCGTACTGGCGCAGCGACGCCCGCGGCGCCATCGTCGGGCTCACGCGCTACGTGAACAAGGGCCACCTGGCCCGGGCGGTGCTCGAGGCGACGGCGTTCCAGACCAAGGAGGTCGTCGACGCGATGAACGCCGACTCCGGCGTCGAGCTCGAGTCGCTCAAGGTCGACGGCGGCATGGTGCAGAACGACCTCCTGATGCAGTTCCAGGCCGACATCCTGGACGTGCCGGTGATCCGGCCGACGGTCGCCGAGACGACGTCGCTCGGCGCGGCGTACGCCGCCGGCCTGGCGGTCGGCTTCTGGGGCGAGATCGAGGACCTGCGCGCCAACTGGGGCAAGGACCACGAGTGGACGCCCGAGATGGACGCCGACCGGCGCGACCGCGAGTACCGCATGTGGAAGAAGGCGGTGACGCGCACGTTCGACTGGGTCGAGTCCGAGGAGCACGCACATGCCTGA
- the glpA gene encoding anaerobic glycerol-3-phosphate dehydrogenase subunit GlpA gives MIETQVLVVGGGATGVGVARDAALRGLRVVLVERHDLAEGTTGRFHGLLHSGGRYVVKDPRSARECMDENRILRRIAAHCIEDTGGLFVCTPGDDEEYADGFVAACAEAGIEAEEIGAAEALRREPRLHPGLARAFSVPDAAVDTWRLVGACADDVERRGGTVLRRHEVVSLIVEADAVRGALVRDARSGDEVEVRAEMTVSATGAWAGQLAAMAGCDVHVRGGRGIMVALNHRLTHAVVNRCRMPSDSDILVPAHTVCVLGTTDVSTDDPDDTAVPADEVRQMLADGSEMVPHIRAARVLRAWAGIRPLYSEGDTGAATRDLTRDLTLLDHREREGVGGFLTITGGKLTTFRLMAEVTVDAVCEHLGVDAPCTTADELLPGSGDGHLLTVGERLAERERNLHDEQIVCECELVTRGMLLDAAATRPVVSLDDLRRATRLGMGPCQGGFCIPRAAGLLAAAGAMDAPAVNAAVRAFVEERWKGGWPILEGRQARQMRLDDWMFHGALDIDHLPG, from the coding sequence GTGATCGAGACGCAGGTGCTGGTCGTCGGGGGCGGTGCGACCGGTGTCGGGGTCGCCCGCGACGCCGCGCTGCGCGGGCTGCGCGTCGTCCTCGTCGAGCGGCACGACCTGGCCGAGGGCACGACGGGCCGCTTCCACGGGCTGCTCCACTCCGGCGGCCGCTACGTGGTGAAGGATCCCCGCTCCGCCAGGGAGTGCATGGACGAGAACCGCATCCTGCGCCGGATCGCCGCGCACTGCATCGAGGACACCGGCGGCCTCTTCGTGTGCACGCCCGGCGACGACGAGGAGTACGCCGACGGCTTCGTGGCTGCGTGCGCCGAGGCGGGGATCGAGGCGGAGGAGATCGGCGCGGCCGAGGCGCTGCGGCGGGAGCCGCGGCTTCACCCAGGCCTCGCCCGCGCCTTCTCGGTGCCCGACGCCGCCGTCGACACGTGGCGGCTGGTGGGGGCGTGCGCCGACGACGTCGAGCGCCGCGGCGGGACGGTGCTGCGCCGCCACGAGGTGGTCTCGCTGATCGTCGAGGCCGACGCCGTGCGCGGCGCCCTGGTGCGCGACGCCCGCAGCGGCGACGAGGTGGAGGTGCGGGCCGAGATGACGGTGAGCGCGACCGGCGCCTGGGCGGGCCAGCTCGCGGCCATGGCCGGCTGCGACGTGCACGTGCGCGGTGGCCGCGGCATCATGGTGGCGCTGAACCACCGGCTCACGCACGCGGTCGTGAACCGCTGCCGCATGCCCTCCGACAGCGACATCCTGGTGCCCGCGCACACCGTCTGCGTGCTCGGCACCACCGACGTCTCCACCGACGACCCGGACGACACCGCGGTGCCGGCGGACGAGGTGCGCCAGATGCTCGCCGACGGCAGCGAGATGGTGCCGCACATCCGCGCCGCGCGGGTGCTGCGGGCCTGGGCCGGGATCCGGCCGCTCTACAGCGAGGGCGACACGGGCGCGGCGACGCGCGACCTGACCCGCGACCTGACCCTGCTCGACCACCGCGAGCGCGAGGGCGTCGGCGGGTTCCTCACCATCACCGGCGGCAAGCTGACGACGTTCCGGCTGATGGCCGAGGTGACGGTCGACGCCGTGTGCGAACACCTCGGCGTCGACGCGCCATGCACGACGGCGGACGAGCTCCTCCCCGGCTCGGGGGACGGCCACCTGCTGACGGTGGGCGAGCGCCTGGCCGAGCGGGAGCGAAACCTCCACGACGAGCAGATCGTGTGCGAGTGCGAGCTCGTTACCCGGGGGATGCTGCTCGACGCTGCCGCCACCCGTCCCGTGGTGAGCCTGGACGATCTGCGCCGGGCTACGCGCCTCGGCATGGGCCCATGCCAGGGCGGCTTCTGCATCCCGCGGGCGGCGGGGCTGCTGGCCGCCGCCGGGGCCATGGACGCGCCGGCGGTGAACGCGGCGGTGCGCGCGTTCGTCGAGGAGCGGTGGAAGGGCGGCTGGCCGATCCTCGAGGGCCGCCAGGCCCGCCAGATGCGCCTCGACGACTGGATGTTCCACGGAGCCCTCGACATCGACCACCTGCCCGGATGA
- the glpB gene encoding anaerobic glycerol-3-phosphate dehydrogenase subunit GlpB, with product MSRVLVVGAGLSGLACALRLADAGAPVTVIATGTGSLQLGGATIDLLGYAPALVRQPLDALAGLPADHPYSVLGRERVVAATGWLAERLPALRLRGDGGTNMLLATALGAVRPTAVAPAAVAAGDLRPGGPVVFANVRPLRDFFPALIAANVAASSEVGVETRAAEADVDVRGDADASPIALAWALELPDQRARIAAALRDAVGDAGGARVGLPAALGVDGHTDVVEAVSDALGTEAFEVPTAPPSVPGIRLYRALLAELRNLQVRLIVGSTAVAGVRDGDRIGSLDVQVSGRIRSFATDAVVLATGGLATGGLEADRDGLREPVLGLPVAGDPGADRYHADPFREHAVDRAGIRVDARMRPLGDGAVVHPNVHAVGALVYGAVPWRELSGNGLALATGLAAADAILEERAV from the coding sequence ATGAGCAGAGTCCTGGTCGTCGGTGCGGGCCTCTCCGGCCTCGCCTGCGCCCTGCGCCTCGCGGACGCCGGCGCGCCGGTGACCGTGATCGCGACGGGCACGGGCTCGCTCCAGCTCGGCGGCGCGACCATCGACCTGCTGGGCTACGCGCCGGCGCTCGTCCGGCAGCCGCTCGACGCGCTCGCCGGGCTTCCGGCCGACCACCCCTACTCGGTGCTCGGCCGCGAGCGGGTCGTCGCGGCCACGGGCTGGCTGGCGGAGCGGCTCCCGGCCCTGCGGCTGCGCGGCGACGGCGGCACGAACATGCTCCTGGCGACGGCCCTCGGGGCCGTCCGCCCGACGGCGGTCGCGCCCGCGGCGGTGGCGGCCGGCGACCTGCGGCCGGGCGGCCCGGTCGTGTTCGCGAACGTGCGCCCGCTGCGCGATTTCTTCCCGGCGCTCATCGCCGCGAACGTGGCCGCGTCGTCCGAGGTAGGCGTCGAGACGCGCGCGGCCGAGGCCGACGTCGACGTGCGCGGCGACGCGGACGCCTCGCCGATCGCCCTTGCCTGGGCGCTCGAGCTCCCGGATCAGCGCGCCCGGATCGCCGCCGCGCTGCGCGACGCGGTGGGCGACGCGGGCGGGGCCCGGGTGGGCCTGCCGGCCGCGCTCGGCGTCGACGGCCACACCGATGTGGTGGAGGCCGTCTCGGACGCGCTCGGGACGGAGGCGTTCGAGGTTCCGACCGCGCCGCCGTCGGTGCCCGGGATCCGGCTCTACCGGGCCCTGCTCGCGGAGCTGCGGAACCTCCAGGTGCGCCTGATCGTGGGCTCCACCGCCGTGGCCGGCGTCCGCGACGGCGACCGGATCGGGTCGCTCGACGTGCAGGTCTCCGGCCGCATCCGCAGCTTCGCGACGGACGCCGTCGTGCTCGCGACCGGCGGCCTCGCGACGGGCGGGCTCGAGGCCGACCGCGACGGCCTGCGCGAGCCCGTGCTGGGGCTCCCCGTCGCCGGCGACCCGGGCGCCGACCGCTACCACGCCGACCCGTTTCGCGAGCACGCGGTCGACCGCGCCGGCATCCGCGTCGACGCCCGCATGCGCCCGCTCGGAGACGGCGCCGTCGTCCACCCGAACGTCCATGCCGTGGGCGCGCTCGTCTACGGGGCGGTGCCGTGGCGCGAGCTCTCCGGCAACGGGCTCGCGCTCGCGACCGGTCTCGCCGCCGCCGACGCGATCCTCGAGGAGCGGGCCGTATGA
- a CDS encoding anaerobic glycerol-3-phosphate dehydrogenase subunit C, whose protein sequence is MSVDIRGSLDNCVKCTICETFCPVAQATPLFPGPKYAGPQSERYREPGTSVDASLDYCSGCGICTQVCPQGVDIAEINARARAQMRTERGMPLRDRLIARPTLLGRLAQPVAPVANAVMRTGLARRAAESALGIHRDAALPSFSARTLQSRARRRRRPGGAGRTVVYFHGCAANYNEPDVGMMAIEVLEHNGFEVIVPPQGCCGLPLQSNGNFGPARSHTRELVSRLAPLARDGHMIVANSTSCGLMLKREAREILGIDDPDLALVGERMFDICELLRDLHDAGELRTDFHPLPMRVPYHQPCQGRGHGFGKPALDLLRLIPELEVIETDRECCGVAGTYGLKKEKYEIAMRVGASLFADIAEARADCTACDSETCRWHIAKATGVPALHPLELLHRAYRLS, encoded by the coding sequence ATGAGCGTCGACATCCGCGGATCGCTCGACAACTGCGTGAAGTGCACGATCTGCGAGACGTTCTGCCCCGTCGCCCAGGCGACGCCGCTCTTCCCCGGCCCCAAGTACGCCGGGCCGCAGAGCGAGCGCTACCGCGAGCCGGGCACGAGCGTCGACGCGTCGCTCGACTACTGCTCGGGCTGCGGGATCTGCACCCAGGTGTGCCCGCAGGGCGTCGACATCGCCGAGATCAACGCCCGCGCCCGGGCACAGATGCGGACGGAGCGGGGGATGCCGCTCCGCGACCGGCTGATCGCGCGGCCGACGCTGCTCGGCCGCCTGGCCCAGCCGGTGGCGCCGGTCGCGAACGCGGTCATGCGCACCGGGCTCGCCCGCCGCGCGGCCGAGTCGGCGCTCGGCATCCACCGCGATGCGGCGCTGCCCTCGTTCTCGGCCCGGACGCTCCAATCGCGCGCCCGCCGGCGCCGCCGGCCGGGCGGCGCGGGCCGCACGGTCGTCTACTTCCACGGCTGTGCCGCCAACTACAACGAGCCCGACGTCGGCATGATGGCGATCGAGGTCCTGGAGCACAACGGCTTCGAGGTGATCGTGCCGCCCCAGGGCTGCTGCGGCCTGCCGCTCCAGTCGAACGGCAACTTCGGCCCCGCCCGCTCGCACACGCGCGAGCTTGTGTCCCGCCTGGCCCCGCTCGCCCGCGACGGGCACATGATCGTCGCCAACTCCACCAGCTGCGGCCTGATGCTGAAACGCGAGGCGCGCGAGATCCTCGGCATCGACGATCCCGACCTGGCGCTCGTCGGCGAGCGCATGTTCGACATCTGCGAGCTCCTGCGCGACCTGCACGACGCCGGCGAGCTGCGCACCGACTTCCACCCGCTGCCGATGCGCGTCCCCTACCACCAGCCCTGCCAGGGCCGTGGCCACGGGTTCGGCAAGCCGGCGCTCGACCTGCTGCGGCTGATCCCCGAGCTCGAGGTGATCGAGACCGACCGCGAGTGCTGCGGCGTCGCCGGCACCTACGGACTCAAGAAGGAGAAGTACGAGATCGCGATGCGGGTCGGCGCGAGCCTCTTCGCCGATATCGCCGAGGCCCGGGCGGACTGCACCGCGTGCGACTCGGAGACCTGCCGCTGGCACATCGCCAAGGCCACGGGCGTTCCCGCCCTCCACCCGCTGGAGTTGCTCCACCGAGCGTACCGGCTCTCCTAG
- the plsY gene encoding glycerol-3-phosphate 1-O-acyltransferase PlsY yields MNLILLIAVGYLLGSIPWGYWLPRWSKGVDVRQHGSGNVGAANVARVAGTRWGIAVALLDISKGTAAALVGLAVAGSLGAVVAGAAAMVGHYRPLFLGFAQGGKSVATGLGAALAVAPLAALCVALIWGTLFVATRYSSIASLSSCIAMPLLAFGFGAPPPVLVFLTIACTAVIVFHRKNVGRLLHGTENRFGFSRRPWDWRTPRAPEAPPPPGAET; encoded by the coding sequence GTGAATCTGATCCTCCTCATCGCCGTCGGCTACCTCCTCGGCAGCATTCCGTGGGGTTACTGGCTACCCCGGTGGTCGAAGGGCGTCGACGTGCGCCAGCATGGGAGCGGGAACGTCGGCGCGGCCAACGTGGCCCGCGTCGCGGGCACGCGCTGGGGGATCGCCGTCGCCCTGCTGGACATCTCCAAGGGCACCGCCGCCGCCCTGGTCGGCCTGGCCGTGGCCGGCTCTCTCGGCGCCGTCGTCGCCGGCGCGGCCGCGATGGTGGGGCACTACCGGCCGCTGTTCCTCGGCTTCGCCCAGGGCGGCAAGTCGGTCGCGACCGGCCTCGGGGCCGCCCTCGCCGTCGCGCCGCTGGCCGCGCTCTGCGTCGCCCTGATCTGGGGGACGCTCTTCGTGGCCACCCGCTACTCGAGCATCGCCTCGCTCTCGAGCTGCATCGCGATGCCGCTGCTCGCCTTCGGGTTCGGCGCGCCGCCGCCGGTGCTCGTCTTCCTGACGATCGCCTGCACCGCGGTGATCGTCTTCCACCGCAAGAACGTCGGCCGGCTGCTGCACGGCACCGAGAACCGCTTCGGCTTCTCCCGGCGGCCGTGGGACTGGCGCACGCCGCGCGCCCCCGAAGCGCCGCCGCCCCCGGGGGCTGAGACCTAG
- a CDS encoding 5-methyltetrahydropteroyltriglutamate--homocysteine S-methyltransferase — protein MAPRDRPPFRADHVGSLLRPPRLMQARADHAEGRIDAGALRAVEDDAIREAVAMQRGAGLRSATDGEFRRASWHMDFIYQLGGVSQVEGERIHVKFRNEEGEYDFSPPAMRVDGPVRIERTIFGDAFTFLRDAAGDATPKLTIPSPSMVHYRGGNSAIDQAVYPQIESFWDDLTAAYADEVRRLHELGCTYLQLDDTSLAYVNDPAQREHITSIGGDPEHLHEQYIANINRALAGRPEGLTVTTHMCRGNAQSMWAAEGGYEFVAEALFNDLEVDGFFLEYDDARSGGFEPLRFVPPGKCVVLGLVTTKRPQLEDRDLLKRRIEEASRYVDVDQLCLSPQCGFSSTVEGNRLTIAEQQQKLELVVETAADVWG, from the coding sequence ATGGCCCCGCGCGACCGCCCGCCGTTCCGCGCCGACCACGTCGGCAGCCTGCTGCGGCCGCCGCGGCTGATGCAGGCCCGGGCGGACCATGCCGAGGGCCGGATCGACGCCGGCGCCCTTCGCGCGGTGGAGGACGACGCCATCCGCGAGGCGGTCGCGATGCAGCGCGGCGCCGGCCTGCGCAGCGCGACCGACGGCGAATTCCGGCGGGCGTCGTGGCACATGGACTTCATCTACCAGCTCGGGGGCGTGTCGCAGGTCGAGGGCGAGCGCATCCACGTCAAGTTCCGAAACGAGGAGGGCGAGTACGACTTCTCTCCACCGGCCATGCGCGTCGACGGCCCGGTGCGCATCGAGCGGACGATCTTCGGCGACGCCTTCACCTTCCTGCGCGATGCCGCCGGTGACGCAACGCCGAAGCTCACGATCCCGTCGCCGAGCATGGTGCACTACCGCGGCGGCAACTCGGCGATCGACCAGGCGGTGTACCCGCAGATCGAGTCGTTCTGGGACGACCTCACCGCCGCATACGCGGACGAGGTGCGCCGCCTGCACGAGCTCGGCTGCACGTATCTCCAGCTCGACGACACGAGCCTCGCGTACGTGAACGATCCGGCCCAGCGCGAGCACATCACGTCGATCGGCGGCGACCCCGAGCACCTGCACGAGCAGTACATCGCGAACATCAACCGGGCGCTCGCCGGCCGGCCCGAGGGGCTGACCGTGACGACACACATGTGCCGCGGGAACGCGCAGTCGATGTGGGCGGCGGAGGGCGGCTACGAGTTCGTCGCCGAGGCCCTGTTCAACGATCTCGAGGTGGACGGCTTCTTCCTCGAGTACGACGATGCCCGCTCGGGCGGCTTCGAGCCGTTGCGCTTCGTCCCGCCCGGCAAGTGCGTCGTGCTCGGCCTGGTGACGACGAAGCGCCCGCAGCTCGAGGACAGGGATCTGCTCAAGCGCCGGATCGAGGAGGCGTCGCGCTACGTGGACGTCGACCAGCTGTGCCTCTCGCCGCAGTGCGGCTTCTCCTCGACGGTCGAGGGCAACCGGCTCACGATCGCCGAGCAGCAGCAGAAGCTCGAGCTGGTGGTCGAGACCGCCGCCGACGTGTGGGGCTAG
- a CDS encoding PAS domain S-box protein: MGGRQASLPAPAAQARAVVAAPAGVAAVAGSAADAIVTTDLGGIITGWNAGAERLYGYTEDEALGRTLGLVEPPARRQRFGELVRAVMGCSRELGIEIVRWRKDGSRVEVWLTRVDVHDEAGQIVGMTEIGRDVTNRCREARRAARALRESERLRREVVASMLQAEEVERSRIATELHDDTVQVMIASLMAMDRVALVAGRVGAPQLQSAVSVARATLEEATDRTRRLMFELRPAVLMRDGLVAAVRVLAQQVARETGASARVRGVMGRYDHALEELVYRSVQEALANVRKHARPNSITVTLRERAGAIGAEVCDDGLGFDVVDARARRGAALHLGLDALQERVRAVGGTASITSSPGRGTCVRFTVPLSAGSREAAAAREAAMLER; encoded by the coding sequence GTGGGAGGCAGGCAGGCGAGCCTACCGGCCCCGGCCGCGCAGGCGAGGGCCGTCGTCGCTGCGCCGGCCGGCGTCGCCGCCGTGGCCGGCTCGGCCGCGGATGCGATCGTCACCACCGACCTCGGCGGGATCATCACCGGCTGGAACGCCGGCGCGGAGCGTCTCTACGGCTACACCGAGGACGAGGCGCTGGGGCGTACCCTCGGCCTGGTCGAGCCGCCCGCCCGCCGGCAGCGGTTCGGCGAGCTCGTGCGCGCGGTGATGGGCTGCAGCCGCGAGCTCGGCATCGAGATCGTGCGGTGGCGCAAGGACGGGAGCCGGGTGGAGGTGTGGCTGACGCGGGTGGACGTGCACGACGAGGCCGGCCAGATCGTCGGCATGACCGAGATCGGCCGTGACGTCACCAACCGCTGCCGCGAGGCCCGCCGGGCCGCGCGGGCGCTGCGCGAGAGCGAGCGGCTGCGGCGCGAGGTCGTCGCCAGCATGCTCCAGGCCGAGGAGGTCGAGCGCAGCCGGATCGCGACCGAGCTCCACGATGACACCGTCCAGGTGATGATCGCCTCGCTGATGGCGATGGACCGGGTCGCGCTCGTCGCCGGCCGGGTCGGCGCGCCTCAGCTCCAGTCAGCGGTGTCGGTCGCCCGGGCGACGCTCGAGGAGGCGACCGACCGCACCCGGCGGCTGATGTTCGAGCTGCGCCCCGCCGTGCTGATGCGCGATGGCCTGGTCGCCGCTGTGCGGGTGCTCGCGCAGCAGGTCGCGCGTGAGACCGGTGCGAGCGCGCGCGTGCGCGGCGTCATGGGCCGCTACGACCATGCGCTCGAGGAGCTCGTCTACCGGTCGGTGCAGGAGGCGCTCGCGAACGTGCGCAAGCACGCGCGCCCCAACTCGATCACGGTGACGCTTCGCGAGCGGGCGGGCGCGATCGGCGCTGAGGTGTGCGACGACGGGCTCGGCTTCGACGTCGTCGACGCCCGCGCCCGCCGGGGCGCGGCCCTGCACCTCGGCCTCGACGCCCTCCAGGAGCGCGTTCGCGCCGTCGGCGGCACCGCGTCGATCACGTCGTCTCCGGGCCGGGGCACGTGCGTGCGCTTCACGGTGCCGCTCTCGGCGGGGTCGCGCGAGGCGGCCGCCGCCCGCGAGGCCGCCATGCTCGAGCGCTGA
- a CDS encoding L,D-transpeptidase family protein: MRRVLVVGAVLALAAAAAGVFLAVSRGSGEPAAATAATRKPAHPQVVADVHHHGHTRAPTRAYGHPQTRYPTLTDGAHGPSVLRLQQLLARRGYLPVTFHAFGPQPMYTISPRHGRFQWRFNAPPELRSQWRPGVFSTVTRGAVMSFEADLDLAADGIAGRRVWQALTATKPFTKAAYTYALVRESSPETITIFRTGHASFTSLANTGIPAAPTALGTYPVYLRYTSTTMQGTNPDGTHYSDPGVPWVSYFNGGDAVHGFLRGSYGSPQSLGCVELPYSAAETAYGLMNYGTLVTVTI, translated from the coding sequence ATGCGGCGCGTGCTCGTGGTCGGTGCGGTACTCGCGCTCGCGGCAGCAGCCGCAGGCGTGTTCCTTGCCGTGTCGCGCGGCTCCGGCGAGCCGGCGGCGGCGACGGCGGCGACGCGAAAGCCTGCGCATCCGCAGGTCGTCGCGGACGTGCATCATCACGGCCACACGCGCGCGCCCACCCGGGCCTACGGCCACCCGCAGACGCGTTACCCGACGCTGACCGACGGCGCGCACGGCCCGAGCGTGCTGCGCCTGCAGCAGCTGCTCGCCCGGCGCGGATACCTGCCCGTGACGTTTCACGCGTTCGGACCACAGCCGATGTACACGATCTCGCCGCGGCACGGACGCTTCCAGTGGCGCTTCAACGCGCCCCCCGAGTTGCGCTCGCAATGGCGGCCGGGCGTGTTCTCGACGGTCACGCGCGGCGCCGTGATGTCGTTCGAGGCGGACCTGGATCTCGCGGCGGACGGGATCGCCGGCCGCCGGGTATGGCAGGCGCTGACCGCCACGAAGCCGTTCACGAAGGCGGCGTACACCTACGCGCTCGTACGTGAGTCCTCGCCCGAGACGATCACGATCTTCCGCACCGGCCACGCGAGCTTCACCTCGCTCGCGAACACCGGCATCCCCGCGGCGCCGACGGCGCTCGGCACCTACCCGGTGTATCTGCGGTACACGTCGACCACGATGCAGGGCACGAACCCCGACGGGACGCATTACTCCGACCCGGGCGTCCCGTGGGTGAGCTACTTCAACGGCGGCGACGCGGTGCACGGGTTCCTGCGCGGTTCGTACGGATCGCCGCAGAGCCTCGGCTGCGTCGAGCTGCCGTACTCGGCCGCCGAGACGGCGTACGGGCTGATGAATTACGGCACGCTCGTCACGGTAACGATCTAG